Proteins from a single region of Ananas comosus cultivar F153 linkage group 3, ASM154086v1, whole genome shotgun sequence:
- the LOC109707505 gene encoding GATA transcription factor 26-like isoform X1 — protein MFFLSENFGRGKERKGNKEMGKQGPCRHCGITSTPLWRNGPPDKPVLCNACGSRWRTKGSLANYTPLHAREGIIDSEELKLTKVKSVSLKPKEPKLPKKKQSYSVVGNEREMPFSDQNFQKKIVEGDTSNRSSSGSAISCSESCAQFRMVDASDLAGSAQSNVWDSIVPSKKRTYVTRAKPAIEKLTKDLYSIMHQQPSSAFSVSSEEDLLYSSESPMGSFEMGYGSVLIKHLSSKSPEEESEASSFPVDNRSTAGEISMRPPSYNVHNNNDGEEIKGTSISDAAADGKYKKCTEKAAQDDAERHKLQNEKTAILGDPYSPLTSIVLEEKNCAGTGGKNVLSAPKFSASSNLATHKRPRDCENQACSEIKCSTRSPKRSHQSGSTNLPSDCSSDPNCIVAASKLIDDAADFLESHGACFSPRSIFSSPLSDRSSILVDDLLVDFPSNTSYPEAQLLYPSLEKKPVSESSQPETGVTNREGSDSIDRSSSFRSMLSRLL, from the exons atgttttttctttctgagaATTTTGGAagggggaaagagagaaagggcaACAAGGAAATGGGGAAACAAGGGCCTTGCCGCCACTGCGGCATCACAA GTACTCCTCTTTGGCGGAATGGGCCACCGGACAAGCCTGTTCTATGCAATGCATGCGGTTCGAGGTGGAGAACAAAGGGCTCATTGGCAAACTACACTCCCTTGCATGCTCGTGAAGGCATCATCGATTCTGAGGAGTTAAAGCTAACTAAAGTAAAAAGTGTATCACTGAAGCCCAAAGAACCAAAATTGCCCAAGAAAAAGCAGAGCTATAGTGTGGTGGGAAATGAGCGTGAAATGCCATTTTCCGATCAGAATTTCCAGAAAAAGATTGTCGAGGGGGATACAAGCAATCGATCTAGTTCTGGGTCGGCAATTTCATGTTCAGAGAGTTGCGCGCAATTTCGGATGGTTGATGCAAGTGATTTGGCAG GTTCAGCACAGTCAAATGTATGGGATTCGATAGTGCCATCTAAAAAGAGGACATATGTTACTCGAGCTAAGCCTGCCATTGAAAAGCTTACAAAGGATTTGTACTCCATAATGCATCAACAACCGTCATCTGCTTTTTCGGTATCCTCAGAAGAGGACTTGCTTTACAGTAGCGAAAGTCCAATGGGTTCCTTTGAGATGGGCTATGGAAGTGTTCTTATTAAGCACCTAAGTTCAAAATCGCCAGAGGAGGAATCAGAAGCAAGCTCATTTCCTGTAGATAATAGATCCACTGCTGGTGAGATCTCTATGAGACCCCCATCCTATAATGTACATAATAATAATGACGGTGAAGAAATAAAAGGAACAAGCATTTCAGATGCTGCAGCTGATGGCAAGTATAAAAAGTGTACAGAAAAAGCAGCTCAAGACGATGCTGAAAG GCATAAACTCCAGAATGAGAAGACAGCGATACTGGGAGACCCCTATTCGCCCTTGACGTCAATTGTACTAGAG GAGAAGAATTGTGCAGGAACTGGAGGAAAGAACGTGTTGAGCGCACCAAAATTTTCTGCTAGCTCCAATTTGGCAACCCATAAGAGGCCTCGTGATTGTGAAAATCAAGCTTGTTCAG AGATAAAATGCTCAACGAGAAGCCCTAAAAGAAGTCATCAATCTGGGTCCACAAATCTTCCGTCAGATTGTTCCTCGGATCCAAACTGCATTGTTGCAGCCTCGAAACTCATCGATGATGCTGCTGATTTTCTCGAAAGTCACGGGGCATGCTTCAGTCCGAGGAGCATTTTCTCGTCTCCTCTTTCagataggagctcaattctggTCGATGACTTGCTGGTTGATTTCCCGAGCAATACATCATACCCAGAGGCACAGCTGCTCTACCCTTCTCTGGAGAAGAAACCAGTCTCAGAAAGCTCCCAACCAGAGACTGGAGTTACCAATCGCGAGGGAAGTGACTCGATCGATCGTTCGTCGAGTTTCAGAAGCATGCTGAGTAGGCTCCTATAG
- the LOC109707505 gene encoding GATA transcription factor 26-like isoform X2 produces MFFLSENFGRGKERKGNKEMGKQGPCRHCGITSTPLWRNGPPDKPVLCNACGSRWRTKGSLANYTPLHAREGIIDSEELKLTKVKSVSLKPKEPKLPKKKQSYSVVGNEREMPFSDQNFQKKIVEGDTSNRSSSGSAISCSESCAQFRMVDASDLAGSAQSNVWDSIVPSKKRTYVTRAKPAIEKLTKDLYSIMHQQPSSAFSVSSEEDLLYSSESPMGSFEMGYGSVLIKHLSSKSPEEESEASSFPVDNRSTADAAADGKYKKCTEKAAQDDAERHKLQNEKTAILGDPYSPLTSIVLEEKNCAGTGGKNVLSAPKFSASSNLATHKRPRDCENQACSEIKCSTRSPKRSHQSGSTNLPSDCSSDPNCIVAASKLIDDAADFLESHGACFSPRSIFSSPLSDRSSILVDDLLVDFPSNTSYPEAQLLYPSLEKKPVSESSQPETGVTNREGSDSIDRSSSFRSMLSRLL; encoded by the exons atgttttttctttctgagaATTTTGGAagggggaaagagagaaagggcaACAAGGAAATGGGGAAACAAGGGCCTTGCCGCCACTGCGGCATCACAA GTACTCCTCTTTGGCGGAATGGGCCACCGGACAAGCCTGTTCTATGCAATGCATGCGGTTCGAGGTGGAGAACAAAGGGCTCATTGGCAAACTACACTCCCTTGCATGCTCGTGAAGGCATCATCGATTCTGAGGAGTTAAAGCTAACTAAAGTAAAAAGTGTATCACTGAAGCCCAAAGAACCAAAATTGCCCAAGAAAAAGCAGAGCTATAGTGTGGTGGGAAATGAGCGTGAAATGCCATTTTCCGATCAGAATTTCCAGAAAAAGATTGTCGAGGGGGATACAAGCAATCGATCTAGTTCTGGGTCGGCAATTTCATGTTCAGAGAGTTGCGCGCAATTTCGGATGGTTGATGCAAGTGATTTGGCAG GTTCAGCACAGTCAAATGTATGGGATTCGATAGTGCCATCTAAAAAGAGGACATATGTTACTCGAGCTAAGCCTGCCATTGAAAAGCTTACAAAGGATTTGTACTCCATAATGCATCAACAACCGTCATCTGCTTTTTCGGTATCCTCAGAAGAGGACTTGCTTTACAGTAGCGAAAGTCCAATGGGTTCCTTTGAGATGGGCTATGGAAGTGTTCTTATTAAGCACCTAAGTTCAAAATCGCCAGAGGAGGAATCAGAAGCAAGCTCATTTCCTGTAGATAATAGATCCACTGCTG ATGCTGCAGCTGATGGCAAGTATAAAAAGTGTACAGAAAAAGCAGCTCAAGACGATGCTGAAAG GCATAAACTCCAGAATGAGAAGACAGCGATACTGGGAGACCCCTATTCGCCCTTGACGTCAATTGTACTAGAG GAGAAGAATTGTGCAGGAACTGGAGGAAAGAACGTGTTGAGCGCACCAAAATTTTCTGCTAGCTCCAATTTGGCAACCCATAAGAGGCCTCGTGATTGTGAAAATCAAGCTTGTTCAG AGATAAAATGCTCAACGAGAAGCCCTAAAAGAAGTCATCAATCTGGGTCCACAAATCTTCCGTCAGATTGTTCCTCGGATCCAAACTGCATTGTTGCAGCCTCGAAACTCATCGATGATGCTGCTGATTTTCTCGAAAGTCACGGGGCATGCTTCAGTCCGAGGAGCATTTTCTCGTCTCCTCTTTCagataggagctcaattctggTCGATGACTTGCTGGTTGATTTCCCGAGCAATACATCATACCCAGAGGCACAGCTGCTCTACCCTTCTCTGGAGAAGAAACCAGTCTCAGAAAGCTCCCAACCAGAGACTGGAGTTACCAATCGCGAGGGAAGTGACTCGATCGATCGTTCGTCGAGTTTCAGAAGCATGCTGAGTAGGCTCCTATAG
- the LOC109707504 gene encoding pentatricopeptide repeat-containing protein At1g02150, which yields MLLRSPPPPTLSSFPPFAYSRIPLGFRSPALFARKEKERRLFVPIRCASISQIHSYGTVDFERRPGLKWSSLYRRIATMENEGLRSGAVLDRWEEEEQRLSKWELCRVAKELRKFRRFRLALEVYEWMADQGDRFAFTSSDMAIQVDLLAKVHGISRAEEHFSKLPDVLKDKRTYGALLNVYGQAKMKEKAEAIVETMRNSGYAIDPLPFNVMMTLYMNVGEHDKVPKIIQEMREKNIKYDIYSYNIWITNCAAMQNVEEMERVVALMTSDSNINANWTTYTTLATMYIRLGNFEKAQNCLKEAEIRMTGRDRTPFNYLIGLYTSIGKKEDVYRIWNWYKRSFPTMLNLGYQSMLSALIRLGDLDGAEMIYEEWMSNASNYDPKICNILVGWYARNGFVRKAKKGIDRLIEKGGKPKPITWEVLAEGYINEKQLSEALSCMKEAASYEGVNNWRPKPANIASLVALCNEKNEAGSRDLLAEILRSRGFHEREEYKSLISS from the exons atgctCCTCCGATCCCCTCCTCCCCCCACTCTCTCCTCCTTCCCCCCCTTCGCCTACTCCCGAATCCCTTTAGGGTTTCGCTCCCCCGCGCTCTTCgcgaggaaggagaaggagaggaggctCTTCGTCCCCATCCGATGCGCGTCGATATCGCAGATCCACAGCTACGGGACGGTGGATTTCGAGCGGAGACCCGGGCTCAAATGGAGCTCGCTCTACCGCCGCATCGCGACGATGGAGAACGAGGGCCTCCGATCCGGCGCCGTGCTCGATcggtgggaggaggaggagcagcgcCTCTCCAAGTGGGAGCTCTGCCGCGTCGCCAAGGAGCTCCGCAAGTTCCGCCGCTTCAGGCTCGCCCTCGAG GTTTATGAGTGGATGGCTGATCAAGGAGATAGATTTGCATTCACGTCCAGTGACATGGCTATCCAGGTGGATCTCCTTGCCAAAGTGCACGGTATTTCACGTGCAGAAGAGCACTTCTCAAAGCTCCCTGATGTCTTGAAGGACAAGCGCACTTACGGTGCTCTTCTAAATGTTTATGGACAGGCAAAGATGAAAGAGAAAGCTGAGGCCATTGTCGAAACAATGAGAAACAGTGGGTACGCAATCGATCCACTTCCCTTCAATGTGATGATGACTCTGTACATGAATGTTGGAGAACATGATAAAGTTCCTAAGATCATTCAGGAAATGAgggaaaagaacataaaatATGACATTTATTCCTACAATATCTGGATAACAAATTGTGCAGCGATGCAAAATGTAGAGGAGATGGAAAGAGTGGTAGCTTTGATGACTTCTGATAGCAATATTAATGCAAATTGGACCACTTACACAACACTCGCAACCATGTATATTAGATTGGGCAACTTCGAAAAGGCTCAAAATTGCCTAAAAGAAGCTGAAATTAGAATGACAGGTAGAGATCGAACACCCTTTAATTATCTCATCGGGCTTTATACCAGCATAGGGAAGAAGGAAGATGTCTATCGAATTTGGAACTGGTACAAAAGAAGCTTCCCCACAATGTTGAATTTAGGATATCAATCGATGCTATCAGCTCTGATCAGGCTAGGTGATCTTGATGGTGCTGAAATGATCTATGAAGAATGGATGTCCAATGCGTCAAATTACGATCCCAAGATATGCAACATTTTAGTGGGTTGGTATGCTAGAAATGGTTTTGTCCGAAAAGCCAAAAAAGGCATTGATCGTTTGATTGAGAAAGGTGGAAAGCCGAAACCTATCACATGGGAAGTCCTCGCAGAAGGCTATATAAATGAGAAGCAGCTGTCTGAGGCATTGTCGTGTATGAAAGAGGCTGCTTCTTATGAAGGTGTGAACAATTGGAGGCCGAAACCAGCAAACATTGCTAGCCTTGTGGCACTTTGCAATGAGAAGAATGAAGCAGGGAGTAGAGATTTGTTGGCAGAGATACTAAGAAGTAGAGGGTTTCATGAAAGGGAGGAGTACAAGTCGTTGATTAGCTCATAA
- the LOC109707342 gene encoding cyclin-P4-1, with protein MAELVEDPNSIPRVVSILSSLLHRVAERNDSLLLRRPSAAAAPRHRAAAFHGLTKPSISIKSYLERIFRFANCSPACYVVAYIYLDRFLQRHPSVAVDSFNVHRFLITSVLAAVKFMDDVCYNNAYYAKVGGISLMEMNYLEVDFLFGVGFDLNVTPVIFNSYCSILQSEMVYLEATPAPPRLHCCLSEEESSSCQQKQLAV; from the exons ATGGCGGAGCTGGTGGAGGACCCCAACTCGATCCCCCGCGTCGTCTccatcctctcctccctcctccaccGCGTCGCGGAGCGCAACgactccctcctcctccgccgcccctccGCAGCCGCCGCGCCGCGCCACCGCGCGGCGGCGTTCCACGGGCTCACGAAACCCTCGATCTCCATCAAGAGCTACCTCGAACGCATCTTCCGCTTCGCCAATTGTAGCCCCGCGTGCTACGTCGTCGCCTACATCTACCTCGACCGCTTCCTCCAGCGCCACCCTTCCGTCGCCGTCGACTCCTTCAACGTCCACCGCTTCCTCATCACAAGCGTCCTCGCCGCCGTGAAATTCATGGACGACGT ATGCTACAACAACGCGTACTATGCAAAGGTTGGAGGGATCAGCTTGATGGAGATGAATTACTTGGAAGTGGATTTCTTATTCGGCGTCGGCTTCGATTTGAATGTGACCCCTGTAATCTTCAACTCGTACTGCTCCATTCTTCAGAGCGAAATGGTGTACTTAGAAGCAACCCCTGCTCCCCCAAGACTACATTGCTGCTTGTCTGAGGAAGAGTCCAGCAGCTGCCAACAGAAGCAGCTAGCTGTGtga
- the LOC109707343 gene encoding putative glycine-rich cell wall structural protein 1 has protein sequence MQKIILLVTLISAFAFALSSADDMDGAQAPDPTAQTPPTPPPPGGGGAWTGDSGSGQGSGPGGGWNYNWGWGSGPGVGWGYGSGSGSGRSSSGSGQGFGFGFGSGSGSSGGYGYGSGGGGGGGGGDGSGSSSSSRGGYGFGGGYGGSPRGGFGGGGNRNSYRRSRNDWPRRANGNN, from the coding sequence ATGCAAAAGATTATTCTCCTCGTCACCTTAATATCAGCCTTTGCCTTCGCTCTCTCCTCTGCGGACGACATGGACGGCGCACAAGCGCCGGATCCGACGGCTCAGACGCCGCCGACACCACCTCCTCCTGGTGGCGGCGGTGCGTGGACAGGAGACTCTGGATCGGGCCAAGGCTCGGGGCCCGGTGGTGGCTGGAACTACAACTGGGGATGGGGCTCGGGCCCGGGAGTTGGGTGGGGTTATGGTTCTGGTTCGGGCTCGGGCCGGAGTTCGAGCGGGAGTGGGCAgggtttcgggtttggattcgggtcTGGTTCGGGTTCATCCGGTGGTTATGGTTATGGTagtggcggcggaggcggaggcggaggcggagatggCAGTggcagtagcagtagcagccGCGGAGGATATGGATTCGGCGGTGGATATGGTGGGAGTCCCAGAGGTGGATTTGGCGGCGGCGGAAACCGGAACTCATACCGTAGATCGCGTAACGATTGGCCGCGGCGTGCAAACGGTAACAACTGA